One Methylomonas sp. LL1 DNA window includes the following coding sequences:
- the hisS gene encoding histidine--tRNA ligase translates to MAKQQQAIQAIRGMHDILPEQSPYWQWLEQHARQVLAAYGYQEIRLPIVEKTELFKRSIGEVTDIVEKEMYTFDDRNGDSLTLRPEGTAGCLRACLEHGLLHNQSHRLWYYGPMFRHERPQKGRYRQFYQLGVETYGMPGPDVDAEMILLTDRLWKKLGIRDKVELQLNSLGTTEERAAYREKLVEYFKQHIDVLDDDSLRRLETNPLRILDSKNPDMQLMLSEAPVLLDHLGEDSLRHFDSLKTMLDDLGVCYELNTRLVRGLDYYGKTVFEWVTDELGSQGTICAGGRYDGLIEQLGGKANHAIGFAMGMERILALVEQLDTVAIEPVVDVYMIRVGEAAEKAGLLLSEQIRDAIDGLKLQVHCGGGSFKSQFKKADKSGAAFAIIIGDEEAQRGEVALKSLRIEQEQISLSHDDLLRTLKQWHADKPLLHKN, encoded by the coding sequence ATGGCAAAACAACAACAGGCTATCCAAGCCATCCGCGGAATGCATGACATTCTGCCCGAACAATCCCCGTACTGGCAGTGGCTGGAACAACATGCCCGACAAGTCCTGGCCGCTTACGGTTACCAGGAAATCCGCCTGCCTATCGTGGAAAAAACCGAACTGTTCAAACGTTCGATCGGCGAAGTCACCGACATCGTCGAAAAGGAAATGTACACCTTCGACGACCGCAACGGCGACTCATTGACCCTGCGCCCGGAAGGCACGGCCGGCTGTCTGCGGGCCTGCCTGGAACACGGCCTGCTGCATAACCAAAGCCACCGGTTATGGTATTACGGGCCGATGTTCAGGCACGAACGCCCGCAAAAAGGCCGCTACCGCCAGTTTTATCAACTAGGAGTGGAAACCTACGGCATGCCCGGCCCCGACGTCGATGCTGAGATGATCCTGCTGACCGACCGGCTTTGGAAAAAACTCGGCATACGCGATAAAGTCGAACTGCAATTGAATTCGCTCGGCACCACCGAGGAACGCGCCGCCTACCGGGAAAAACTGGTCGAGTATTTCAAACAGCACATCGATGTGCTGGACGACGACAGTTTACGCCGCCTGGAGACCAATCCGCTGCGCATCCTGGACAGCAAAAACCCGGACATGCAACTGATGCTGAGCGAGGCGCCGGTGCTGCTGGATCATCTGGGCGAAGACAGCCTGCGGCACTTCGACAGCTTGAAAACCATGCTGGACGATCTGGGCGTCTGCTATGAATTGAATACCCGCTTGGTGCGCGGCCTGGATTATTACGGCAAAACCGTGTTCGAATGGGTCACCGACGAACTCGGTTCACAAGGCACCATCTGCGCCGGCGGCCGCTACGACGGCCTGATCGAACAACTGGGCGGCAAGGCCAATCACGCGATCGGTTTTGCGATGGGCATGGAACGGATACTGGCACTGGTCGAACAACTCGATACGGTAGCCATCGAACCAGTTGTCGATGTCTACATGATACGCGTCGGCGAGGCGGCCGAAAAAGCCGGTCTGCTGTTGAGCGAACAAATACGTGATGCGATAGACGGCTTGAAACTCCAAGTCCATTGCGGTGGCGGCAGTTTCAAAAGCCAATTTAAAAAAGCCGATAAGTCAGGCGCCGCGTTTGCGATTATCATAGGCGATGAAGAAGCCCAACGCGGCGAAGTGGCGTTAAAATCGTTACGTATCGAACAAGAACAAATCAGCTTGAGCCATGACGATTTATTGCGAACGCTAAAGCAATGGCACGCCGACAAACCTCTTTTGCATAAAAACTAA
- the pilW gene encoding type IV pilus biogenesis/stability protein PilW, protein MLFKHGARLLVFAATCALAGACAFIPDFGGSSMSNSEKATLNLQMGVRYLDMGMLDVAQEKLEIAYDLDSGNPETLNALAVFYERMKDDEQATDYYQSAIGKAPDNFSIKNNYGRFLCERGKHEQGMAMLRESLDAPMNKRPWLALSNIGICLIQQNDVVQGEEYFRRALQGNPEYSPALLEMIKISYNKQQFMSARAFLERYLAVAKHSPETLWFAFQTERSLGNQQGADSYKEQLLTAFPTSKEALQVKTAISK, encoded by the coding sequence ATGCTATTTAAGCATGGCGCGCGCCTGCTCGTTTTTGCCGCCACCTGCGCCTTAGCTGGTGCCTGCGCATTCATACCCGACTTCGGCGGCAGCAGCATGAGCAATAGTGAAAAAGCCACGCTTAATTTGCAAATGGGCGTACGTTATCTGGATATGGGCATGCTGGACGTCGCCCAGGAAAAGTTGGAAATAGCCTATGACCTGGATTCCGGCAACCCTGAAACCCTGAATGCGCTGGCGGTGTTTTACGAGCGCATGAAGGACGACGAACAGGCCACCGATTATTATCAATCGGCCATCGGTAAAGCCCCCGACAATTTCAGTATCAAAAACAACTACGGCCGTTTTTTATGCGAACGCGGTAAACATGAACAAGGCATGGCGATGCTGCGGGAATCGTTGGATGCGCCGATGAACAAACGGCCCTGGCTGGCGTTGAGCAATATCGGCATCTGTCTGATACAACAAAATGACGTAGTGCAAGGCGAGGAGTATTTCCGCCGAGCCTTACAGGGCAACCCGGAATATTCGCCGGCCCTGCTGGAAATGATCAAAATCAGTTATAACAAACAGCAGTTCATGTCGGCGCGCGCGTTTTTGGAACGTTATCTGGCGGTTGCCAAACACAGCCCGGAGACATTATGGTTTGCTTTTCAAACGGAACGCTCGCTGGGTAACCAACAGGGCGCCGACAGTTACAAAGAACAATTACTCACCGCTTTTCCGACCTCCAAAGAGGCGCTACAAGTCAAAACCGCGATCAGCAAATAA
- the rlmN gene encoding 23S rRNA (adenine(2503)-C(2))-methyltransferase RlmN, which yields MNSATASVKPALINLLDFDRKGLQTFFVGLGEKPFRATQLLKWIYQEGVVDFDEMTNLSKSLRGYLKENCCIQPPEIVAEQLASDGTCKWAMQTHCGNKVETVYIPEERRATLCISSQVGCALACSFCSTAQQGFNRNLSTAEVIGQLYLAQQRLGSERRITNVVMMGMGEPLLNFDNVVAAMNLMMDDFAYGLSKRRVTISTSGVVPAMNRLNEVCDVSMAVSLHAPNDELRNQLVPINIKYPLAELMDACRAYAQNGPRKHITFEYVMLDGINDSEEDAKTLVKLLKNVPSKVNLIPFNPFPQSQYRCSKNVAILKFRDVLHNAGIVTTIRKTRGEDIDAACGQLVGQVRDKSRRHLKLQAARTAPHAI from the coding sequence ATGAACTCTGCGACCGCATCCGTTAAACCGGCGCTGATCAATCTGCTGGATTTCGACAGGAAAGGTCTGCAGACCTTTTTTGTCGGTCTGGGCGAAAAACCGTTTCGCGCCACCCAGCTGCTGAAATGGATCTATCAGGAAGGCGTGGTCGACTTCGACGAAATGACCAATCTGAGCAAATCCTTGCGCGGCTATCTCAAGGAAAACTGCTGCATCCAACCACCGGAAATCGTCGCCGAACAATTGGCCTCCGACGGTACCTGCAAATGGGCCATGCAAACCCATTGCGGCAACAAGGTGGAAACCGTTTACATCCCGGAAGAACGCCGGGCCACGCTTTGCATTTCCTCGCAAGTCGGCTGCGCCTTGGCCTGTAGCTTTTGCTCCACCGCCCAGCAAGGTTTTAACCGCAATTTGAGCACGGCCGAAGTCATCGGCCAGTTGTATCTGGCCCAGCAACGCCTGGGTAGCGAACGCCGCATCACCAATGTGGTGATGATGGGCATGGGCGAACCGTTATTGAATTTCGACAATGTCGTCGCGGCGATGAATCTGATGATGGACGATTTTGCCTACGGCCTGTCCAAACGCCGGGTCACCATCAGCACCTCCGGCGTGGTACCGGCCATGAACCGCCTGAACGAAGTTTGCGATGTCAGCATGGCGGTATCCCTGCACGCCCCCAATGATGAATTACGTAATCAATTGGTACCGATCAACATCAAATATCCGCTGGCGGAATTGATGGACGCCTGCCGCGCTTATGCCCAAAACGGCCCGCGTAAGCACATCACGTTTGAATATGTGATGCTGGACGGTATCAATGACAGTGAGGAAGACGCCAAAACCTTGGTAAAACTGCTGAAAAACGTGCCTTCCAAAGTGAATCTGATTCCTTTCAATCCTTTCCCGCAATCGCAATACCGCTGCTCAAAAAACGTGGCCATCCTTAAATTTCGGGATGTGCTGCATAACGCCGGCATCGTCACCACCATCCGCAAGACCCGCGGCGAAGATATAGACGCCGCCTGCGGTCAGTTGGTCGGTCAAGTACGGGATAAAAGCCGCCGCCATCTAAAATTGCAAGCGGCAAGGACAGCCCCCCATGCTATTTAA
- the ndk gene encoding nucleoside-diphosphate kinase, giving the protein MAIERTFSIIKPDAVAKNVIGEIVSRFEKNGLRVVASKMLQLSQEQAEGFYAEHKERGFFKDLVSFMISGPVVVQVLEGENAVLKNRELMGATNPKEAAAGTIRADFAVSIDENAVHGSDSPESAAREIAYFFSADELCDRIR; this is encoded by the coding sequence ATGGCAATTGAACGTACTTTCTCTATCATCAAGCCCGACGCTGTCGCTAAAAACGTGATTGGAGAAATTGTCAGCCGCTTCGAAAAAAATGGTTTGCGCGTAGTCGCATCCAAAATGCTGCAACTGAGCCAAGAACAAGCCGAAGGCTTTTATGCCGAGCATAAAGAACGCGGTTTCTTCAAAGACTTGGTCAGCTTCATGATTTCCGGCCCCGTCGTTGTCCAAGTCTTGGAAGGCGAAAATGCGGTCCTGAAAAACCGCGAACTGATGGGCGCAACCAATCCTAAAGAAGCTGCGGCCGGCACCATTCGCGCCGACTTCGCGGTCAGCATCGACGAAAATGCCGTGCACGGCTCGGATTCCCCAGAATCCGCTGCTCGGGAAATCGCTTACTTCTTCTCCGCCGATGAACTCTGCGACCGCATCCGTTAA
- the secD gene encoding protein translocase subunit SecD, producing MQNHFPLWKNILVLTVLIFGILYALPNLYGNDPAVQLASSNATPLQQSQADEVAASIKAAGYTLKSFEFKDGKILARFNNTDEQMKAADMLRDKMSERATVALNLAPATPAWLGILGAEPMYLGLDLRGGVHFTLEVDMDTALKQADERYGNDIRSAFRDAKVRYQSVSKEADGIKIVVPNEEARVAAAEVLNKDFHNLDLTETGPNEFLLTLPEREIFAIKKSALDQNITTLRNRVNELGVAEPIIQQQGSSRIVVQLPGVQDTARAKELLGTTATLEYRMVDVEHDVKSAIEGHVPVGSRLYKDKNGAPVLLKRSVIVTGDQITDASSGLDQDGQAAVFITLDGVGAKKMGKFTQENIGKPMAVVFIEYKSETKVVDGKKVQHKEKVEKVISVATIRDSFSKRFQTTGLDSPQEARTLALLLRAGALAAPVEIVEERTVGPSLGQENIDQGMTSIQVGFLLVVVFMIIYYRAFGLIANFALIFNVVLLIAILSLLQATLTLPGMAGIVLTVGMAVDANVLINERIREELRNGNSPQASIFVGYEKAFATILDSNVTTLLVALLLFGFGTGPVKGFAVVLCLGILTSMFTAITGTRMLVNWFYGDNRRVEKLSI from the coding sequence ATGCAAAATCATTTCCCGCTCTGGAAAAATATTCTAGTCCTGACCGTTCTGATTTTCGGCATTCTTTATGCCTTACCCAATCTTTACGGTAACGATCCGGCAGTACAACTTGCTTCCAGCAACGCCACTCCGCTGCAACAAAGTCAAGCCGACGAAGTCGCCGCCAGCATCAAAGCCGCCGGTTATACGCTGAAATCGTTCGAATTCAAGGACGGCAAAATTCTGGCGCGTTTTAACAATACCGACGAGCAGATGAAAGCGGCGGACATGCTGCGCGACAAAATGTCCGAACGCGCTACTGTTGCGCTGAATCTGGCGCCGGCTACTCCCGCCTGGCTCGGCATACTCGGCGCGGAACCGATGTATCTGGGCCTGGATTTGCGCGGTGGCGTGCATTTCACGCTGGAAGTCGACATGGATACCGCGTTGAAACAAGCCGATGAGCGTTATGGCAATGACATCCGTAGCGCTTTCAGAGACGCCAAGGTCCGCTATCAATCTGTCAGCAAGGAAGCCGACGGTATTAAAATCGTTGTGCCAAACGAGGAAGCCCGTGTGGCGGCGGCCGAAGTGCTGAACAAGGACTTCCATAATCTGGACCTGACCGAAACCGGGCCCAATGAATTTTTGCTGACACTGCCCGAACGCGAAATATTTGCGATCAAAAAATCCGCGCTGGACCAAAACATCACCACGTTGCGCAACCGGGTCAATGAACTGGGTGTAGCGGAACCTATCATCCAGCAACAAGGCAGCAGCCGTATCGTGGTGCAATTACCCGGCGTGCAGGACACCGCGCGCGCCAAGGAACTGCTGGGCACCACCGCCACCCTGGAATATCGCATGGTGGATGTCGAACATGACGTCAAGTCGGCCATTGAAGGCCATGTGCCGGTCGGCAGCCGTTTATACAAGGATAAAAACGGTGCTCCGGTACTGTTGAAACGTTCGGTGATAGTCACCGGAGACCAAATCACCGATGCCTCTTCCGGCCTGGACCAGGACGGCCAAGCAGCGGTATTCATCACGCTGGACGGCGTTGGCGCCAAAAAAATGGGTAAGTTTACCCAGGAAAACATCGGTAAGCCGATGGCTGTGGTATTCATCGAATACAAATCGGAAACCAAGGTGGTCGACGGCAAAAAAGTTCAACATAAAGAAAAAGTTGAAAAAGTCATCAGCGTCGCCACCATCCGCGATTCTTTCAGCAAACGCTTTCAAACCACCGGCCTGGATAGTCCTCAGGAAGCTCGCACCTTGGCGCTATTGCTGAGAGCCGGCGCGTTGGCGGCCCCGGTTGAAATCGTCGAGGAGCGCACCGTCGGACCTAGCTTGGGCCAGGAAAATATCGATCAAGGCATGACCTCGATTCAAGTCGGCTTCCTGCTAGTGGTGGTGTTCATGATCATCTATTACCGCGCCTTCGGCTTGATCGCCAACTTTGCGCTGATCTTCAACGTAGTGCTGTTGATCGCCATTCTGTCGCTGTTGCAAGCCACCCTGACCCTGCCGGGCATGGCCGGTATCGTGTTGACCGTGGGTATGGCGGTGGATGCCAACGTCTTGATCAACGAACGCATACGCGAGGAACTACGCAACGGCAACAGCCCGCAAGCCAGTATTTTCGTCGGCTATGAAAAAGCCTTCGCCACTATTTTGGACTCCAACGTCACCACCTTGTTGGTCGCGCTGTTGCTATTCGGCTTCGGCACCGGCCCGGTCAAGGGTTTCGCGGTGGTATTATGCCTGGGTATCCTGACCTCTATGTTCACCGCCATTACCGGCACCCGCATGCTGGTGAACTGGTTTTACGGCGACAACCGCCGGGTCGAAAAACTGTCGATCTAA
- the yajC gene encoding preprotein translocase subunit YajC, with the protein MSFFISDAMAQAAPAATQPGFEGMLFPLGILIFFYFLFIRPQSKRNKEQKQMLAALDKGSEVVTTGGILGKVAELDDNFVKLEVADNSFIQVQRHAIANMMPKGTYKTLNKKPKV; encoded by the coding sequence ATGAGCTTTTTTATCTCTGATGCCATGGCGCAAGCCGCGCCAGCAGCCACTCAACCCGGTTTTGAAGGCATGCTGTTCCCATTAGGTATTCTGATATTTTTCTACTTTCTGTTTATTCGCCCCCAATCCAAACGCAACAAGGAACAAAAACAAATGTTGGCGGCGCTAGACAAAGGCTCGGAAGTGGTCACCACCGGTGGCATTCTGGGTAAAGTGGCGGAACTGGACGACAACTTCGTCAAATTGGAAGTGGCCGACAACAGCTTTATTCAGGTTCAACGCCATGCCATCGCCAACATGATGCCTAAGGGCACTTATAAAACCTTAAACAAAAAACCGAAAGTTTAA
- the asd gene encoding archaetidylserine decarboxylase (Phosphatidylserine decarboxylase is synthesized as a single chain precursor. Generation of the pyruvoyl active site from a Ser is coupled to cleavage of a Gly-Ser bond between the larger (beta) and smaller (alpha chains). It is an integral membrane protein.), producing MTLKHIFTVLPQYVLPHHFLSGLMSKLTHCQNPAWKNLFIKLIIRLYGVDMNEAKFQNLDHYSSFNDFFTRELKDGARPIAPALDALACPADGVVSQAGPIEDGRIFQAKGHDYTALELLGGDAERAQAFKNGSFATIYLSPKDYHRLHMPLTGTLREMVHIPGRLFSVNAATVDGVPNLFARNERVACIFDTEAGPMALVLVGAIFVSSVETVWHGVVTPPSIGEPRTWHYQADAPVLEKGAEMGRFNMGSTIIVLFGQNQTAWNDDFVAGKPVKLGENIGRYAG from the coding sequence ATGACCTTGAAACATATTTTTACCGTTCTACCCCAATACGTCCTGCCCCATCATTTTCTGTCGGGATTGATGTCCAAACTGACCCATTGCCAAAACCCGGCATGGAAAAATCTGTTCATCAAATTAATCATTCGTCTATACGGCGTCGACATGAACGAGGCCAAATTCCAGAATTTGGATCACTATTCCAGCTTCAATGATTTTTTTACCCGCGAATTAAAAGACGGCGCTCGCCCGATCGCCCCCGCCCTCGATGCGCTTGCCTGCCCGGCGGACGGTGTAGTCAGCCAGGCCGGCCCTATCGAAGACGGCAGGATTTTTCAAGCCAAGGGCCACGATTATACGGCGCTGGAATTATTGGGCGGGGATGCCGAGCGCGCCCAGGCCTTTAAAAACGGCTCCTTCGCCACCATCTATCTTTCGCCCAAGGATTATCACCGCCTGCATATGCCGCTAACCGGTACCCTGAGGGAAATGGTGCATATTCCGGGCCGTTTATTCAGCGTCAACGCCGCCACCGTGGATGGCGTGCCGAACCTGTTTGCACGCAACGAGCGCGTCGCCTGTATTTTCGATACCGAAGCCGGACCGATGGCGCTGGTACTGGTCGGCGCGATTTTCGTATCCAGCGTCGAAACCGTCTGGCATGGCGTGGTGACACCGCCCAGCATTGGCGAACCAAGAACCTGGCATTACCAAGCCGATGCCCCGGTACTGGAAAAAGGCGCGGAAATGGGCCGCTTTAACATGGGCTCGACTATCATCGTGTTGTTTGGTCAAAACCAAACCGCCTGGAACGATGATTTTGTTGCCGGTAAACCGGTAAAATTGGGCGAAAACATTGGACGTTATGCTGGATAA
- a CDS encoding EscU/YscU/HrcU family type III secretion system export apparatus switch protein, with translation MSGKTYYNADIAVALKYDGKNAPKVTAKGEGLTAQQILAIAEKHGVPLQNEPELARILAQVPLGDEIPQQLYIAVAEVIAFAYFISGKTPDSES, from the coding sequence GTGAGCGGCAAAACCTACTATAACGCCGACATTGCCGTCGCGCTGAAATACGACGGCAAAAATGCGCCGAAAGTCACCGCCAAGGGTGAAGGGTTGACCGCTCAACAAATTCTGGCGATTGCCGAAAAGCACGGCGTCCCGCTGCAAAACGAGCCGGAACTGGCCAGAATACTGGCGCAAGTGCCGCTCGGCGATGAAATTCCGCAGCAGTTGTATATCGCCGTCGCCGAAGTCATCGCCTTTGCCTACTTTATCAGCGGAAAAACTCCCGACTCCGAATCATGA
- the queF gene encoding preQ(1) synthase: protein MTTKPSSDLTTFENPRPARDFTIRIDIPEFTCLCPMTGQPDFAKLVIEYVPNHLCVELKSLKLYMWTFRERGAFHEAVTNEILDHIVAAISPNFMRLRAEFNVRGGIYTTVIAEHRNPAWQPPELVNLP from the coding sequence ATGACCACAAAACCCAGTTCCGACCTGACTACGTTCGAAAATCCCAGACCCGCGCGCGATTTCACCATCCGGATCGACATTCCGGAATTCACCTGCTTGTGTCCGATGACCGGCCAGCCTGACTTTGCCAAATTGGTAATCGAATATGTTCCAAACCATTTGTGTGTCGAATTGAAGTCGTTGAAACTGTACATGTGGACTTTCCGCGAACGCGGCGCGTTTCACGAAGCCGTCACCAACGAAATCCTCGACCATATCGTCGCGGCGATTTCACCCAACTTCATGCGCTTGCGGGCCGAGTTCAACGTACGTGGCGGCATTTACACCACCGTGATTGCCGAGCACCGTAATCCGGCCTGGCAGCCGCCAGAACTGGTCAACCTGCCCTAA
- a CDS encoding methyltransferase family protein: MTSVRIIWLILCLLWVIAEIRLARNLRPNHKTIVSGERRSQWLLWLSVLAGLGFAFWFKQLAWLPIPIRYLPRQLLAMLLFAGGLSLRYWAIAQLGRFFTSHVTIQRQHKLITNGPYRWVRHPAYTGLLLALAAAGLAMGDVMAVACTSLPTFLAFNSRIELEERMLKQKFAEAYIEYSQGTWKLVPWLL; encoded by the coding sequence ATGACATCGGTACGCATCATTTGGCTAATACTTTGTCTGCTTTGGGTGATTGCGGAAATCCGGCTGGCGCGCAACTTGCGACCAAACCACAAGACTATCGTGTCCGGCGAACGGCGTTCGCAATGGCTGTTATGGTTAAGTGTTTTGGCCGGCCTGGGTTTTGCGTTCTGGTTTAAACAACTGGCCTGGCTGCCGATCCCGATTCGCTATTTGCCCAGACAGCTGTTGGCGATGCTGCTGTTCGCCGGCGGATTAAGTCTCAGATACTGGGCAATTGCGCAACTTGGACGTTTTTTCACTAGCCACGTCACTATCCAACGGCAGCACAAACTTATCACGAACGGCCCTTATCGCTGGGTTCGGCATCCGGCTTATACCGGTTTATTGCTGGCCTTGGCGGCGGCGGGATTGGCGATGGGCGATGTCATGGCCGTGGCCTGCACCAGCCTGCCGACTTTCCTGGCTTTTAATTCTCGAATCGAACTGGAAGAGCGGATGTTAAAACAGAAATTTGCCGAGGCTTATATCGAATACAGCCAGGGCACCTGGAAATTAGTGCCCTGGCTGTTATGA
- a CDS encoding ABC transporter ATP-binding protein produces the protein MEKIIELKQVYKAYPQAGGLQTVLHDINLDIFPGEFVAIVGPSGNGKSTLLNLLTGIDHPSQGEVVVNGAALQKLSNEKLTLWRGANVGIVFQFFQLLPALSLLQNIVLPMDFLGKLNKRQRRDRALQLLERVGLGDEAHRLPSQVSGGQQQRAAIARALANDPPLIVADEPTGNLDAATAESVFDLFAHLRDQGKTLVMVTHNEALADAASRKLEIRSGRIHADTSPAFTDPAGI, from the coding sequence ATGGAAAAAATCATCGAACTGAAACAGGTTTACAAAGCTTATCCGCAGGCCGGCGGTTTGCAAACGGTGTTGCATGACATCAACTTGGATATTTTCCCCGGCGAGTTCGTCGCCATAGTCGGCCCTTCCGGCAACGGCAAATCGACCCTGCTGAATCTACTGACCGGTATCGATCATCCTAGCCAAGGCGAAGTCGTCGTCAATGGGGCGGCCTTGCAAAAATTAAGCAACGAAAAGCTGACCTTGTGGCGCGGCGCCAATGTCGGCATCGTGTTTCAATTCTTTCAGTTGCTGCCGGCCCTGAGTCTGTTGCAAAACATTGTGCTGCCGATGGATTTTCTCGGCAAACTGAATAAACGCCAGCGCCGGGATCGTGCCCTGCAACTATTGGAGCGGGTAGGGCTAGGCGATGAAGCGCATCGTCTGCCCAGCCAGGTGTCAGGCGGCCAGCAACAGCGGGCCGCAATTGCCCGCGCCTTGGCCAACGATCCGCCGTTGATCGTGGCCGACGAACCCACCGGCAATCTGGATGCCGCCACCGCCGAATCGGTGTTCGATTTGTTTGCTCATTTGCGCGATCAGGGCAAAACCCTGGTGATGGTCACCCATAACGAGGCTTTGGCCGATGCCGCCAGCCGCAAGTTGGAAATCCGTTCCGGCCGCATTCATGCCGACACCTCGCCGGCTTTCACCGATCCGGCGGGCATTTGA